In Thalassotalea sp. Sam97, a single window of DNA contains:
- a CDS encoding DNA polymerase II, which translates to MQSRIEKGFVLTRQARDVNGALQLTYWLQTDIGPVELVIADQQAVFFVESVSIDNARQYLLNANIAVKDKAVPMSTFSEQPVYALYFKTLTSFFRARDILSQASIKCYEDDIRPEDRYVMERFINGGCEFTGFASVAHGFSRITKAKMRRANYKPSLLMLSIDIECAFDGELYSIGFYGQTADGANIEKVLMIGEKEADASDYIEWLDDEYSLLMRFIGLISELDPDVMIGWNVINFDFKVLQRRFDLNNIKFAIGRDGSAPHWRQNRLSPEQSFMDIAGRVVIDGIDMLKSATYSFASFALENVAQSLLGLGKAIDDVDNRMAEITRKFLYQKQALAEYNLEDCRLVWLIFEKTQLLQYAILRTQLTGLELNRIGGSVAAFTNLYLPKLHRAGYVAPNMGDGESDLVSPGGFVMDSIPGLYKNVLVLDFKSLYPSIIRTFKIDPMGMIEGIKEHVKTNSDPGNELMVDKDSIDLTHASKMMSDVASYSPIPGFDGAYFSRDKHFLPKIIETLWQERDKAKADNNAPLSQAIKIIMNSFYGVLGSTGCRFFDPRLSGSITKRSHQLLLLTKQWIEVLGYNVIYGDTDSIFVHAGDDKSDAESMDIGEQMMALINDKMTSHLQEHYSITSKLEIEFETHFHQFLMPTVRGQDIGTKKRYAGLVGRGDNERLIFKGLESVRTDWTQLAKDFQQALYMKVFKGEAVEEYIRDIVEKTLRGDFDKNLVYRKRIRRELAQYQKNVPPHVKAARHADDKNATLGKPLRYQQRTWIEYVYTVDGPQAIEHIDAAIDYPLYIQRQLGAVADGILPFVGKQFAQIVDEQMSLF; encoded by the coding sequence ATGCAGTCACGCATCGAAAAAGGTTTTGTACTCACTCGCCAAGCCCGAGACGTTAACGGGGCATTACAACTTACCTATTGGTTACAAACCGATATAGGACCCGTTGAGCTTGTTATTGCTGATCAACAGGCGGTATTTTTTGTCGAGTCGGTCAGCATTGATAATGCTCGCCAATATTTGCTTAATGCCAACATTGCCGTTAAAGATAAAGCCGTACCGATGAGCACATTCTCTGAACAGCCTGTCTACGCACTGTATTTCAAGACTCTGACCAGTTTTTTTCGTGCTCGGGACATACTGAGCCAGGCGTCGATAAAATGTTATGAGGACGATATCCGTCCTGAAGATCGCTATGTTATGGAGCGCTTTATTAATGGTGGATGTGAATTTACCGGTTTTGCAAGCGTTGCTCATGGCTTTTCACGAATAACAAAAGCTAAGATGCGCCGTGCAAACTATAAACCCTCGCTATTGATGCTTTCAATAGATATTGAATGCGCGTTTGACGGTGAGTTGTACTCTATTGGTTTCTATGGTCAAACAGCTGACGGTGCCAATATTGAAAAAGTATTGATGATTGGCGAGAAAGAAGCCGATGCTAGCGATTACATAGAATGGCTTGACGATGAATACAGTCTGCTAATGCGCTTTATTGGTCTGATAAGTGAGCTCGATCCCGATGTCATGATTGGTTGGAACGTCATTAATTTTGACTTTAAGGTATTACAACGTCGCTTTGATTTAAATAACATTAAGTTTGCGATTGGACGTGATGGCAGTGCGCCGCATTGGCGACAAAATCGATTAAGCCCTGAACAATCATTTATGGATATTGCAGGGCGTGTGGTCATTGACGGCATTGATATGCTTAAGTCGGCCACCTATAGCTTTGCAAGTTTCGCGCTTGAAAATGTCGCCCAATCACTGCTAGGGCTTGGTAAGGCGATTGATGATGTCGATAACCGCATGGCGGAAATCACTCGGAAATTCTTATATCAAAAGCAAGCGCTTGCGGAATATAACCTTGAAGATTGTCGTTTAGTGTGGCTTATTTTTGAAAAGACACAACTACTGCAATACGCTATTTTACGCACTCAATTAACCGGACTTGAGCTTAATCGGATTGGTGGCAGTGTGGCGGCATTTACCAACCTTTATTTACCCAAACTGCACCGGGCTGGCTATGTGGCGCCAAATATGGGGGATGGTGAGAGTGATTTGGTCTCACCAGGTGGTTTTGTTATGGACTCAATTCCTGGGCTCTATAAAAATGTCCTGGTACTTGATTTTAAAAGCTTGTATCCAAGTATTATTCGCACCTTTAAGATTGATCCGATGGGGATGATCGAAGGCATAAAAGAGCATGTAAAGACGAATAGTGACCCTGGTAATGAGTTAATGGTGGATAAGGACTCCATCGATTTGACTCACGCGTCAAAGATGATGTCAGATGTGGCAAGCTATTCACCGATCCCCGGCTTTGATGGCGCGTATTTCTCACGAGATAAACATTTTTTACCAAAAATCATCGAAACCCTGTGGCAGGAACGTGATAAAGCCAAAGCTGACAATAATGCGCCATTGTCACAAGCCATAAAAATCATCATGAATAGTTTTTATGGGGTGTTAGGATCAACTGGGTGTCGATTTTTCGATCCGCGTCTATCGGGCTCTATTACTAAACGTTCACATCAATTATTGTTACTCACCAAACAATGGATTGAAGTACTGGGCTATAACGTGATTTATGGCGATACCGATTCGATATTTGTTCATGCCGGCGATGATAAAAGTGATGCCGAAAGTATGGATATTGGCGAACAGATGATGGCCTTAATAAACGATAAAATGACGTCGCATTTGCAAGAGCACTATAGTATCACTTCCAAACTAGAAATTGAGTTTGAAACTCATTTTCATCAATTTTTGATGCCGACGGTGCGAGGCCAAGATATTGGCACGAAAAAACGATATGCCGGCCTTGTCGGCCGAGGTGATAATGAACGCTTGATTTTCAAAGGTTTAGAGTCCGTCCGTACCGATTGGACGCAATTGGCGAAAGATTTCCAGCAAGCGCTTTATATGAAGGTGTTTAAAGGGGAAGCTGTTGAAGAGTATATTCGAGATATTGTGGAAAAAACCTTACGAGGTGACTTTGACAAAAACTTGGTTTATCGCAAGCGGATCAGGCGAGAATTAGCCCAATATCAAAAAAATGTGCCACCACATGTTAAAGCAGCGCGTCATGCCGATGATAAAAATGCCACTTTAGGGAAGCCACTTCGCTATCAACAGCGCACCTGGATTGAATATGTGTACACGGTTGATGGACCCCAAGCAATAGAACACATTGACGCGGCGATTGATTACCCCCTGTATATTCAACGCCAGTTAGGTGCTGTCGCTGATGGTATTTTACCGTTTGTTGGTAAACAATTTGCGCAAATTGTTGATGAGCAAATGTCTCTATTTTAG
- a CDS encoding cystathionine beta-lyase, translating to MKKDTKIVSAGRSKQWTQGMVNPPVYRASTVVFDSVREMKQATAKRAERVPFYGRRGTPTTFAFQEAMCELEGGAGCYVYPCGTAAITSAILAFVKNGDHLLMVDNVYEPTRDFCSKTLANLGIEVTFYDPMIGADISTLIRDNTKVIFLESPGSLTMEVQDVPGICSAAKQCNPDITVIMDNTWASPLHFQPFDYGVDVSVQAATKYIVGHSDCMLGTATANEKCWPTLREHSYLLGQCASPDDIYLAMRGIRTLGVRLKQHQQAGLQVAKWLQKRDEVETVLHPMLASSPGHEFFKRDYLGGNGLFSFVLKDSDPTAIAAMLDHMQHFKMGFSWGGYESLILANSHIDTMRTATTWPKNVTLVRLHVGLEDVEDLIDDLEQGLERFNQALAATCR from the coding sequence ATGAAAAAAGATACTAAGATTGTCAGCGCGGGGCGTAGCAAACAGTGGACGCAAGGTATGGTCAATCCTCCAGTATATCGTGCATCAACGGTGGTGTTTGATAGTGTTCGCGAGATGAAACAAGCGACTGCAAAACGTGCTGAGCGAGTACCTTTTTACGGGCGTCGTGGCACCCCTACAACGTTTGCTTTTCAAGAAGCAATGTGTGAGCTCGAAGGGGGAGCGGGCTGTTATGTTTACCCTTGTGGCACGGCAGCAATTACTAGCGCGATTTTAGCGTTTGTAAAAAATGGCGATCACTTGTTAATGGTTGATAATGTCTATGAGCCAACTCGTGACTTTTGTAGCAAGACCTTAGCTAATCTAGGTATCGAAGTGACGTTTTACGATCCGATGATTGGTGCTGACATATCGACGCTTATTCGAGACAATACTAAGGTGATATTTTTAGAGTCACCTGGCTCATTAACGATGGAAGTGCAAGATGTGCCAGGAATTTGCTCTGCGGCTAAACAGTGTAACCCTGATATTACCGTCATCATGGACAACACCTGGGCATCGCCACTTCATTTTCAACCGTTTGATTATGGCGTTGATGTTTCAGTGCAAGCAGCAACGAAATACATAGTTGGTCATTCAGATTGTATGTTAGGCACGGCAACAGCGAATGAAAAATGCTGGCCGACCTTACGCGAACATTCCTATTTGCTCGGACAATGTGCATCGCCGGATGATATCTATTTGGCGATGCGAGGAATACGAACACTCGGCGTGCGCTTGAAACAGCATCAACAGGCAGGGTTGCAGGTGGCTAAGTGGCTACAAAAACGGGATGAGGTCGAAACGGTGCTGCATCCCATGCTCGCATCGAGTCCAGGGCATGAATTTTTTAAGCGCGATTACTTGGGGGGCAATGGTTTATTCTCGTTTGTCTTGAAAGACTCTGATCCCACAGCCATAGCGGCAATGCTTGATCACATGCAACATTTTAAAATGGGTTTTTCTTGGGGAGGATATGAAAGCTTAATTCTTGCCAATAGCCATATTGATACTATGCGCACGGCGACAACGTGGCCAAAAAATGTTACGCTGGTCCGTTTACATGTTGGCTTAGAAGACGTCGAAGACTTAATTGATGATCTAGAGCAAGGGCTTGAGCGTTTTAACCAAGCCCTAGCGGCTACTTGCCGTTAG
- a CDS encoding CBU_0592 family membrane protein → MFADIVGMIGTVLTVAAFFLNQVDRIDPKGLPYNIMNLVGAILLLISLSIHFNLASFVIEVFWIFATIVGLYRYHQRNKRIKELQMQADSLPYI, encoded by the coding sequence ATGTTTGCTGATATAGTCGGCATGATTGGTACCGTACTTACCGTCGCCGCGTTTTTCTTAAACCAAGTTGATCGCATTGACCCTAAAGGTCTTCCGTACAATATAATGAATTTAGTTGGTGCAATTTTATTGCTGATCAGCTTATCTATTCACTTCAACTTAGCCAGCTTTGTGATTGAAGTGTTCTGGATATTCGCCACCATCGTTGGGTTATATCGCTACCATCAACGTAATAAGCGCATTAAAGAGTTGCAAATGCAAGCAGATAGCTTGCCGTATATCTAA
- the nhaA gene encoding Na+/H+ antiporter NhaA: protein MKTEQNYITGFFKLESAGGIILMLAAILAMICANTALSTYYDLFLNTPVEVRVGPLEVAKPLLLWINDGLMAIFFFLVGLELKRELVEGELSDKKNIILPGVGAIGGMLVPALVYVYFNYDDPQAVQGWAIPAATDIAFALGVLSLLGSRVPATVKIFLTSLAIFDDIGAIIIIAAFYTDDISMTSLMIVAACVPILALLNNRKVEARSLYIVIGLIMWVSMLKSGVHATLAGVLLALFIPLKSNTRPNYSPLKSLEHDLHSVVAFFVLPVFAFANAGLNLTGITMDNVLHPVPIGIALGLLIGKQVGVFGFCWLAVKMKLTELPNGMNYKVLYGTSALCGIGFTMSLFIGSLSFDSVNFTKLFDERLGIIVGSLLSGVIGFVVLRMSLKKQPEAVAAAKPEVHT from the coding sequence ATGAAAACAGAACAGAACTACATAACCGGTTTTTTCAAACTGGAATCTGCTGGTGGTATTATTCTTATGCTAGCCGCTATATTGGCGATGATTTGTGCCAATACCGCCTTGTCCACCTATTATGATTTGTTTTTGAATACCCCGGTTGAGGTTCGGGTTGGTCCATTGGAAGTCGCGAAACCGTTATTGCTATGGATTAATGATGGTTTGATGGCGATTTTCTTCTTCCTTGTAGGTTTAGAATTAAAGCGCGAACTTGTTGAAGGCGAGCTGTCTGATAAAAAAAATATTATTCTGCCAGGGGTTGGCGCCATAGGTGGTATGTTGGTACCTGCGCTGGTGTATGTGTATTTTAACTACGATGATCCGCAAGCCGTTCAAGGGTGGGCAATACCAGCGGCAACCGATATCGCCTTTGCATTAGGTGTGTTGTCATTACTTGGCTCTCGTGTACCAGCAACGGTAAAGATATTTTTAACCTCGTTGGCTATATTCGACGATATTGGCGCCATTATTATTATTGCAGCGTTTTATACCGACGATATTTCAATGACCAGCTTAATGATTGTCGCAGCCTGTGTACCGATTTTAGCGTTGCTTAATAACCGTAAAGTGGAAGCACGTAGCTTGTATATTGTGATTGGGCTTATTATGTGGGTTTCGATGTTAAAATCGGGTGTTCATGCGACCTTAGCCGGCGTGTTACTGGCGCTGTTTATTCCTCTAAAATCGAATACAAGACCCAATTATTCGCCATTAAAGTCATTGGAGCATGATTTACATTCGGTTGTGGCATTCTTTGTTTTACCCGTATTCGCCTTTGCCAATGCAGGATTAAATTTAACCGGGATAACCATGGATAATGTATTACACCCAGTGCCAATCGGTATTGCCTTAGGTTTGCTTATTGGTAAGCAAGTTGGGGTTTTTGGCTTTTGCTGGTTGGCGGTCAAGATGAAATTAACCGAACTTCCTAACGGCATGAATTACAAAGTACTTTATGGGACGTCTGCCTTGTGTGGGATTGGTTTTACCATGAGTTTATTCATTGGGTCGTTGTCATTTGATTCGGTTAACTTTACCAAGCTGTTCGATGAGCGGTTAGGTATCATCGTCGGCTCACTGTTATCCGGTGTTATTGGTTTTGTTGTATTGCGAATGTCACTAAAAAAACAACCAGAAGCTGTGGCAGCGGCAAAGCCAGAAGTACATACATAG